A DNA window from Thermococcus sp. 4557 contains the following coding sequences:
- a CDS encoding DUF2095 family protein has product MDEKKKKKPADDFAWQEYEREEFEQTFPALARELEGKGVPIEAYRTDEEEDSTEREEMDFSGYNPTVIDFLRRCSTDDEALEIINWMEERGEITHEMAKELRITLVEKGVRAFGSKKEWGWYERHRKRE; this is encoded by the coding sequence ATGGACGAAAAGAAAAAGAAGAAACCTGCAGACGACTTCGCCTGGCAGGAGTATGAGAGGGAGGAGTTTGAACAGACCTTCCCGGCCCTTGCGAGGGAGCTCGAGGGGAAGGGCGTTCCGATAGAGGCCTACCGCACCGACGAGGAGGAAGACTCCACAGAACGGGAGGAAATGGACTTCTCCGGCTACAATCCCACGGTTATCGATTTCCTCAGAAGATGCAGCACTGATGACGAGGCGCTTGAGATAATAAACTGGATGGAGGAGCGCGGTGAGATAACCCACGAGATGGCCAAGGAGCTCAGAATAACCCTGGTCGAGAAGGGGGTCAGGGCCTTCGGTTCCAAGAAGGAGTGGGGCTGGTACGAGAGGCACAGGAAGCGGGAGTAG
- a CDS encoding nodulation protein NfeD: MRPKVALAALVLFVVLVLQPGVHAQRNTVYVAKVDGMITGYTVDQFDRYISRAEDANASAIIIELNTPGGRADAMQEIVTRIENARVPVIIYVYPSGGMAASAGTYIALSSHLIAMAPGTVIGACRPILGYGQNGSIVEAPPKITNFYVAYLRELARMSGRNETLAAEFITEDRSVTPDEAMKYGVIEVIATDLDDLLQKADGMETKMPVKGRGKVVLHIKNADVVYLEPSFRDTVVKYITDPTVAYLLLNIGFIGLIFGFLTPGWHVPETIGAILLVLGLIGLGYFGYRSAGLILIVLAMIFFIAEALTPTFGLFTVAGVVTFVIGGVLLFSGTGAGGEYLVTSETYSVLRIAILVMAILLGLFFLFGAATVVRAHRKKPEAGKEELIGEVGKVVEDVDPEGVIKLHGELWKAESRDGSRIPVGEKAKVVEVRGLTLIVEKVGGVKEGE, translated from the coding sequence ATGCGACCCAAGGTTGCGCTGGCGGCGCTGGTGCTCTTCGTAGTGCTCGTTCTTCAGCCGGGAGTGCACGCACAGAGGAACACGGTTTACGTTGCAAAGGTCGATGGAATGATAACCGGCTATACAGTCGACCAGTTCGACAGATACATAAGCAGGGCAGAGGATGCGAATGCCTCCGCAATAATCATCGAGCTGAACACCCCCGGCGGCAGGGCCGACGCCATGCAGGAGATAGTAACGCGGATCGAGAACGCCAGGGTTCCGGTTATCATCTACGTCTACCCCTCGGGCGGAATGGCAGCATCCGCGGGAACGTACATCGCCCTGAGTTCTCACCTCATCGCAATGGCCCCGGGGACCGTGATAGGGGCCTGCCGACCGATACTAGGCTACGGACAGAACGGGAGCATAGTGGAGGCGCCGCCGAAGATAACCAACTTCTACGTGGCCTACCTCCGCGAGCTGGCCCGGATGAGCGGCAGGAACGAGACGCTCGCGGCGGAGTTTATAACCGAGGACAGGAGCGTAACCCCCGATGAGGCCATGAAGTACGGAGTCATTGAGGTTATAGCGACCGACCTTGACGACCTGCTCCAGAAAGCCGACGGTATGGAGACAAAGATGCCTGTCAAAGGCAGGGGGAAGGTAGTGCTGCACATCAAAAACGCAGACGTGGTTTACCTTGAGCCATCCTTCAGGGACACGGTCGTGAAGTACATAACCGACCCAACCGTGGCGTACCTCCTTCTGAACATAGGCTTCATAGGGCTGATATTCGGCTTTTTAACCCCCGGCTGGCACGTGCCGGAAACCATAGGGGCAATACTCCTGGTGCTCGGCCTCATCGGACTGGGCTACTTCGGATACCGCAGCGCAGGCCTGATACTCATAGTTCTGGCGATGATATTCTTCATAGCCGAGGCTCTGACGCCGACCTTCGGCCTGTTCACAGTCGCGGGGGTTGTGACCTTCGTCATAGGGGGGGTTCTGCTCTTCAGCGGAACCGGAGCTGGAGGTGAGTACTTGGTGACAAGTGAGACATACTCAGTACTGCGTATAGCGATACTGGTAATGGCAATACTGCTCGGGCTGTTCTTCCTCTTCGGTGCGGCCACCGTGGTCAGGGCCCACAGGAAAAAACCTGAGGCAGGAAAGGAGGAGCTCATCGGGGAAGTCGGAAAGGTCGTGGAAGACGTCGATCCTGAGGGCGTCATCAAGCTTCACGGCGAGCTCTGGAAAGCGGAGAGCAGGGATGGAAGCAGGATTCCAGTCGGGGAGAAGGCCAAAGTTGTTGAAGTCAGGGGATTAACCCTCATCGTCGAAAAAGTTGGGGGAGTAAAGGAGGGAGAATGA
- a CDS encoding AMP phosphorylase produces the protein MKAKVRILDVYSGRYSVFINEKEAMRAKLHPDDLVKLEAGKKTVYGSVVISGLVREGEIGISRDILQLHSFSEGETVTVIPSGTPESVRYIKKKMNGGKLRKVEIETIIKDIVDRKLRDIEISSFVTSLEINGLDMDEIAALTIAMAETGDMLDIDRKPIMDVHSIGGVPGNKTNILVVPIVAAAGLTIPKTSSRAITSAAGTADVVEVFADVSFSLDEIKRIVEKIGACMVWGGALNLAPADDITIKSERALSIDPTGLMLASIMSKKYAMGSQYVLIDIPTGKGVKVESVDQARALARDFIELGKRLGQYVEVAITYGGQPIGHTVGPALEAREALQALMAGTGPGSLIEKATGLAGVLLEMGGVAPAGMGKKMAREILESGKAYQKMREIIEEQGGNPDIKPEDIPVGDKTYTFTAPTSGYITAIDNKAITGIARAAGAPEDKGAGIELYVKVGEKVKEGDPLFTIHAESEARLDQAIVFARRTEPIRIEGMVLQRIGNI, from the coding sequence GTGAAGGCTAAGGTCAGGATACTGGATGTGTACAGCGGGAGGTACTCGGTTTTCATAAACGAGAAGGAGGCCATGAGGGCCAAGCTTCACCCGGATGATCTTGTAAAGCTTGAGGCGGGCAAGAAGACGGTTTACGGCAGCGTGGTCATAAGCGGTCTTGTCAGGGAGGGAGAGATTGGAATAAGCAGGGACATCCTTCAGCTCCACAGCTTCTCCGAGGGTGAGACCGTTACTGTCATCCCGAGCGGCACACCAGAGAGCGTCCGCTACATAAAGAAGAAGATGAACGGAGGAAAGCTCCGGAAGGTGGAGATAGAGACGATAATCAAGGACATCGTTGACAGGAAGCTCCGCGACATTGAGATAAGCTCATTCGTCACCTCGCTTGAGATAAACGGCCTCGATATGGACGAGATAGCCGCCCTGACGATAGCAATGGCCGAGACGGGCGACATGCTCGACATAGACAGAAAGCCGATAATGGACGTCCACAGCATTGGAGGCGTCCCCGGCAACAAGACAAACATCCTCGTCGTGCCCATCGTTGCCGCCGCCGGCCTCACCATCCCCAAGACCAGTTCCCGTGCAATAACCAGCGCGGCCGGAACGGCGGACGTCGTGGAGGTCTTTGCGGACGTCAGCTTCTCCCTCGATGAGATAAAGCGCATCGTGGAGAAGATAGGGGCCTGTATGGTCTGGGGAGGAGCGCTTAACCTCGCCCCGGCCGACGACATAACCATCAAATCTGAGCGCGCCCTCAGCATCGACCCGACCGGCCTGATGCTGGCCAGCATAATGTCAAAGAAGTACGCCATGGGTAGCCAGTACGTCCTCATCGACATTCCCACCGGCAAGGGCGTCAAGGTCGAGAGTGTGGACCAGGCCAGGGCCCTGGCGAGGGACTTCATTGAGCTGGGCAAGAGGCTCGGTCAGTACGTCGAGGTGGCCATAACCTACGGCGGCCAGCCGATTGGACACACCGTCGGCCCGGCCCTCGAGGCGAGGGAGGCCCTCCAGGCCCTCATGGCCGGCACCGGTCCGGGCAGTCTTATAGAGAAGGCCACCGGGCTCGCCGGAGTCCTGCTGGAGATGGGCGGTGTTGCACCGGCCGGAATGGGCAAGAAGATGGCGCGCGAGATACTCGAGAGCGGAAAGGCATACCAGAAGATGCGCGAGATAATAGAGGAGCAGGGAGGCAACCCGGACATCAAGCCGGAGGACATCCCTGTTGGCGACAAGACCTACACATTCACCGCACCGACGAGCGGCTACATCACCGCCATAGACAACAAGGCCATCACGGGAATAGCCAGGGCCGCCGGGGCGCCGGAGGACAAAGGCGCGGGAATCGAGCTGTACGTCAAGGTTGGGGAGAAGGTCAAGGAGGGCGACCCGCTCTTCACGATCCACGCGGAGAGCGAGGCCAGGCTCGACCAGGCGATAGTCTTTGCAAGGAGGACAGAGCCCATAAGAATAGAAGGGATGGTCCTTCAGAGGATAGGCAACATCTGA
- the minD gene encoding cell division ATPase MinD — MEGRSIVFASGKGGTGKTTTVANLGVALAQFGKEVILLDADITMANLSLVLGMEDIPITLHDVLAGEADLKDAIYEGPAGVKVIPGGLSLEKIKKAKPEKLRQLIREIGQMADFVLIDAPAGLEMTSVTALLIGKELIIVTNPEISAITDSLKTKLIAEKLGTLPLGAILNRVTNEKTELTQEEIEAILEVPVLAVIPEDPEVKRASAYGVPLVIKNPTSPSAIAIKQLAAKLAGIKWQAPEPESPIKRVFKALFGGKK, encoded by the coding sequence TTGGAAGGCCGTTCAATTGTTTTTGCATCTGGAAAAGGTGGAACTGGTAAAACAACGACGGTTGCAAACCTGGGTGTCGCTCTGGCTCAGTTTGGAAAGGAGGTCATTCTGCTGGACGCGGACATCACGATGGCGAACCTGAGCCTCGTCCTTGGAATGGAGGACATTCCAATAACCCTCCACGACGTTCTTGCGGGCGAGGCGGACCTCAAGGACGCCATCTACGAGGGTCCAGCGGGAGTCAAGGTCATACCGGGAGGACTGAGCCTGGAGAAGATAAAGAAGGCTAAGCCGGAAAAGCTCAGGCAGCTCATCAGGGAGATAGGCCAGATGGCGGATTTCGTCCTCATCGATGCCCCCGCTGGTCTCGAGATGACATCCGTTACGGCACTCCTCATTGGTAAGGAGCTCATAATCGTTACCAACCCCGAGATATCCGCCATCACGGACTCCCTCAAAACCAAGCTCATAGCGGAGAAGCTCGGAACGCTTCCCCTCGGAGCCATACTCAACAGGGTCACCAACGAGAAGACCGAGCTCACCCAGGAGGAGATCGAGGCCATCCTCGAGGTCCCTGTCCTGGCAGTGATACCCGAGGACCCCGAAGTCAAGCGCGCAAGCGCCTACGGTGTCCCCCTGGTAATCAAGAACCCGACTAGCCCATCGGCAATAGCCATTAAGCAGCTCGCGGCCAAGCTCGCGGGAATCAAGTGGCAGGCACCGGAGCCTGAGAGCCCCATCAAGAGGGTCTTCAAAGCACTCTTCGGGGGGAAGAAGTGA
- the pxpB gene encoding 5-oxoprolinase subunit PxpB, with amino-acid sequence MKPTIKPLGDSALLVSFGEVIDEEVNARVHAIADAVERADFEWVVEAVPAYSTVYVFYDPLKASFSEVKAAIEPLLQVPPESFKGRLVEIPVVYGGQYGPDIGFVAEHNGLTVDDVIEIHSKPTYRVYFLGFLPGFAYLGGMDERIATPRLEKPRLKVPAGSVGIAGKQTGIYPLESPGGWRLIGRTPLRLFNPGREPPTLIRPGDLVKFVPIDESEFRELYEVEWGEGDD; translated from the coding sequence ATGAAACCTACCATAAAACCCCTCGGCGATTCAGCGCTGCTCGTATCCTTCGGCGAGGTCATCGACGAAGAGGTAAACGCCAGAGTCCATGCCATTGCCGATGCTGTGGAGAGGGCTGACTTTGAATGGGTCGTTGAGGCCGTGCCGGCTTACTCGACGGTCTACGTCTTCTACGACCCCCTCAAGGCGAGCTTCAGCGAGGTGAAGGCGGCCATTGAGCCCCTCCTCCAAGTTCCGCCGGAATCCTTCAAGGGAAGACTCGTCGAGATTCCGGTCGTTTACGGCGGTCAGTACGGCCCGGATATCGGCTTTGTGGCGGAACACAACGGCCTGACCGTCGATGACGTGATCGAGATACATTCCAAGCCGACCTACCGCGTCTACTTCCTAGGATTCCTTCCGGGTTTCGCCTACCTCGGAGGCATGGACGAGCGTATAGCAACTCCAAGACTTGAAAAACCGCGCTTAAAAGTCCCAGCCGGCTCCGTGGGGATAGCCGGGAAGCAGACTGGTATCTATCCCCTCGAAAGCCCCGGCGGCTGGAGGCTAATTGGAAGGACTCCGCTCAGACTCTTCAACCCCGGGAGGGAACCCCCAACTCTCATAAGGCCCGGTGACCTGGTAAAGTTCGTCCCCATCGACGAGTCGGAGTTCAGAGAGCTCTACGAGGTCGAATGGGGGGAGGGAGATGATTGA
- a CDS encoding slipin family protein — translation MAITASTVVISIVLLFVLIILATAIKIVKEYERAVIFRLGRVVGARGPGLFFIIPIFEKAVIVDLRTRVLDVPVQETITKDNVPVRVNAVVYFRVVDPVKAVTQVANYIMATSQIAQTTLRSVIGQAHLDELLSEREKLNLQLQKIIDEATDPWGIKVSTVEIKDVELPSGMQRAMARQAEAERERRARITLAEAERQAAEKLRDAAEIVSQHPMALQLRTLQTISDVASDKSNVIILPLPMEMLKLFRSLADTAEMARVKLEKEVQEKLEAEARAKAGEE, via the coding sequence ATGGCCATAACGGCAAGTACCGTGGTTATTTCGATTGTTTTGTTGTTTGTTTTGATTATACTGGCGACGGCGATAAAGATAGTCAAGGAGTACGAGAGGGCGGTTATATTCCGCCTCGGTAGGGTCGTGGGAGCAAGGGGTCCCGGACTGTTCTTCATCATCCCGATATTCGAGAAGGCAGTCATAGTGGACCTCCGTACGCGCGTCCTCGACGTGCCGGTGCAGGAGACCATAACCAAGGACAACGTTCCAGTAAGGGTCAACGCGGTCGTTTACTTCCGCGTGGTTGATCCCGTCAAGGCGGTTACCCAGGTGGCGAACTACATAATGGCCACCAGCCAGATCGCCCAAACGACCCTGAGGAGCGTCATCGGCCAGGCACACCTCGACGAGCTGCTGAGCGAGAGGGAGAAGCTCAACCTTCAGCTCCAGAAGATCATCGACGAGGCCACCGACCCGTGGGGAATAAAGGTCAGCACGGTTGAGATCAAGGACGTTGAGCTGCCGAGCGGCATGCAGAGGGCCATGGCCAGGCAGGCCGAGGCAGAGCGTGAGAGGAGGGCCAGGATAACCCTGGCAGAGGCGGAGCGCCAGGCCGCCGAGAAGCTCCGCGACGCCGCCGAGATAGTGTCCCAGCACCCGATGGCCCTTCAGCTCAGGACGCTCCAGACCATAAGCGATGTTGCCAGCGACAAGAGCAACGTGATCATCCTGCCGCTCCCGATGGAGATGCTCAAGCTCTTCAGGAGCCTGGCGGACACCGCGGAGATGGCCAGGGTAAAGCTTGAAAAGGAAGTCCAGGAGAAGCTGGAGGCCGAGGCCAGGGCAAAGGCCGGGGAGGAGTGA
- a CDS encoding DEAD/DEAH box helicase — MSFESLGLSEATLVAVRQKGFSSPTDIQREVIPRLLSGDVDIIGQSQTGTGKTAAFALPIIEAIDPKIKAVQAIILTPTRELALQVSDEIKSLRGRKRVYVYAVYGGQPIGPQIRALERGTHVVVGTPGRVLDHIRRGTLDLSSVKFFILDEADRMLDMGFIDDIEAIFRETPRKKRVLMFSATMPPEIKRLARRYMGDYEVVSVSSDELVPEMVDQEYVEVVPARKLTMLRKILDGTGDFYGIVFCATKRETRELSEKLRRAGYSAEALNGDMSQAARERTFWRFKTKRTRILVATDVAARGLDVQDINYVVNYSLPMTAEDYVHRIGRTGRMGKKGRAVTFIMPGEFRRLRYIAQTAGVEIRKSELSEEIPREYRERYERENRRSYSRNSRRSNGGKRGRRDYSGGYSRTSGSRGKW; from the coding sequence ATGAGTTTTGAAAGCTTGGGCTTATCGGAGGCCACGTTAGTGGCCGTCAGGCAGAAGGGCTTCTCAAGTCCGACGGATATTCAGAGGGAGGTAATCCCGCGCCTTCTATCGGGCGACGTCGATATAATCGGCCAGTCCCAGACGGGGACGGGAAAAACAGCGGCATTTGCGCTCCCGATAATCGAGGCTATCGATCCGAAGATAAAAGCCGTTCAGGCGATAATACTCACGCCCACGAGGGAGCTTGCCCTCCAGGTGTCGGATGAAATCAAGAGCCTCCGCGGGAGGAAGAGGGTTTACGTCTACGCGGTCTACGGCGGCCAGCCGATAGGGCCGCAGATAAGGGCCCTTGAGAGGGGAACCCACGTTGTAGTCGGAACCCCCGGCAGGGTTCTCGACCACATAAGGCGCGGGACCCTCGACCTGAGCTCCGTGAAGTTCTTCATCCTCGATGAGGCCGACAGGATGCTCGACATGGGATTCATAGACGACATAGAGGCGATTTTCAGGGAGACGCCGAGAAAGAAGCGTGTGCTGATGTTCTCCGCCACGATGCCGCCGGAGATAAAGAGGCTCGCGAGGCGCTACATGGGTGACTACGAGGTGGTAAGCGTCAGCAGCGACGAGCTCGTCCCCGAGATGGTGGATCAGGAGTACGTGGAAGTCGTTCCGGCGAGGAAGCTCACGATGCTCAGGAAAATACTCGACGGCACCGGGGACTTCTACGGCATAGTCTTCTGCGCCACCAAGAGGGAAACAAGGGAGCTGAGCGAGAAGCTCAGGAGGGCCGGTTACAGCGCCGAGGCACTCAACGGCGACATGAGCCAGGCCGCGCGCGAGAGAACCTTCTGGCGCTTCAAGACCAAGAGAACGAGGATTCTAGTGGCAACCGATGTCGCCGCCAGGGGCCTCGACGTGCAGGACATAAACTACGTCGTGAACTACTCCCTGCCCATGACGGCCGAGGACTACGTCCACAGGATAGGCAGAACCGGCAGGATGGGCAAGAAAGGAAGGGCGGTGACCTTCATAATGCCCGGCGAGTTCAGGAGGCTCCGCTACATCGCCCAGACCGCGGGCGTTGAGATACGCAAGTCCGAGCTGAGCGAGGAGATTCCGCGCGAGTACCGCGAGAGGTATGAGAGGGAGAACCGGAGGAGCTACTCCCGGAACTCAAGACGCAGTAACGGCGGAAAACGGGGAAGGAGAGACTACTCGGGAGGTTATTCAAGAACCAGCGGCTCCCGAGGGAAGTGGTGA
- a CDS encoding DUF123 domain-containing protein — MRGSYLLVILLENDKTIKTKGREFRLRRGHYVYVGSAMNSLEKRVARHFSEHKRLHWHIDFLLKDAQLLRAYLIPSEERLEEKLSLEVAKYGEPVEGFGAGDVRVSTNLYRFEGEPDETLTAILSELGLEWKRVKSREEVIEFGGRK, encoded by the coding sequence ATGAGAGGGTCATACCTCCTCGTAATCCTGCTGGAGAACGATAAAACCATCAAAACCAAGGGGCGGGAGTTCCGTCTAAGGAGGGGCCACTACGTGTACGTCGGCTCGGCGATGAACTCCCTTGAAAAACGCGTTGCCAGACATTTCAGCGAGCACAAGAGGCTCCACTGGCATATAGACTTCCTCCTGAAGGATGCCCAGCTCCTAAGGGCGTACCTCATTCCCAGTGAGGAGCGGCTGGAGGAAAAGCTCTCGCTGGAGGTGGCAAAGTACGGGGAGCCCGTCGAGGGATTCGGCGCGGGGGACGTCAGGGTCAGCACCAACCTCTACCGCTTCGAAGGGGAACCGGATGAGACTCTCACCGCCATTCTAAGCGAACTCGGGCTGGAGTGGAAAAGGGTTAAAAGCAGGGAGGAAGTTATAGAGTTCGGTGGGAGAAAATGA
- a CDS encoding geranylgeranylglyceryl/heptaprenylglyceryl phosphate synthase, whose protein sequence is MRLQLGKVETYIHEKIETEKLHFVLLDPDDVTPEEAAKIAEMGEEIGVDAIMIGGSTGAEGDVLDDVVRAIKESSSLPTILFPGSHGGISKYADSIFFMSLLNSTNPFFITGSQALGAFTVKRYGIEPIPMAYLIVEPGETVGWVGDAKPIPRHKPKIAAAYALAGQYLGMRLVYLEAGSGAPQPVPPEMIALVKRVIDVPLIVGGGIRNAEQARAAVRAGADIIVTGTAIEKAGSLEKAREKLVELNRGIKG, encoded by the coding sequence ATGAGACTCCAGCTCGGAAAGGTCGAGACGTACATTCACGAGAAGATTGAGACCGAAAAGCTTCACTTCGTTCTCCTTGATCCCGATGACGTGACGCCCGAGGAAGCCGCCAAAATAGCCGAGATGGGCGAGGAGATAGGGGTAGACGCGATAATGATAGGCGGCTCGACGGGGGCGGAGGGGGACGTCCTCGATGACGTCGTGCGGGCGATAAAAGAATCCTCAAGCCTGCCGACGATACTGTTCCCCGGCTCCCACGGAGGAATAAGCAAATACGCAGATTCAATATTCTTCATGAGCCTTCTCAATTCGACCAACCCATTCTTCATAACCGGCTCCCAGGCCCTGGGGGCGTTCACGGTCAAGCGCTACGGCATAGAACCGATACCAATGGCGTACCTCATAGTCGAGCCCGGGGAGACCGTCGGCTGGGTCGGCGATGCCAAGCCCATCCCGCGCCACAAGCCCAAGATCGCCGCGGCCTACGCCCTGGCGGGCCAGTACCTCGGAATGCGCCTGGTGTACCTCGAGGCAGGAAGCGGGGCGCCGCAGCCCGTTCCCCCCGAGATGATAGCGCTCGTGAAGCGCGTCATAGACGTTCCGCTCATCGTCGGCGGCGGCATAAGGAATGCGGAGCAGGCGCGGGCGGCCGTGAGGGCCGGCGCTGACATAATCGTCACGGGGACCGCGATAGAAAAGGCCGGCTCTCTGGAGAAAGCCCGGGAAAAGCTGGTGGAGCTGAACAGGGGAATAAAGGGATGA
- a CDS encoding DNA-3-methyladenine glycosylase, giving the protein MAGIDLRKTAHEMIRNGTWKFEDGVFYQAFESGIAGYDGEDFIFPESWDRGERKSAKEKLSFVLGLDTDLDSFYAGISDSPFAFLIDEFYGLTAPRAPSTYQALIEVIAQQQVSFEFAQRTIANLVKLAGKPFGAIYAFPRPERIATLSDEELKKAKLGYRAGYIKSLTELHLAKKLDLELWDWDVKEAIKYLTKFRGIGKWSAELFLAYGLRKNVYPAGDLGLRRGIGKIFGKRVKDVKEKDVREIIEPYGKWKGLLAFYITCYDRKTEMERKRK; this is encoded by the coding sequence ATGGCTGGGATTGACCTGAGAAAGACTGCCCATGAGATGATACGCAACGGCACTTGGAAGTTCGAAGACGGTGTTTTCTACCAGGCTTTTGAGAGCGGTATCGCCGGCTACGATGGAGAGGACTTCATTTTTCCCGAGTCGTGGGACAGAGGGGAAAGGAAGTCCGCGAAGGAAAAGCTGTCCTTTGTCCTCGGTCTCGACACGGATCTGGATTCCTTCTATGCCGGGATAAGCGATTCCCCCTTTGCATTCCTGATCGACGAGTTCTACGGCCTTACCGCCCCAAGGGCACCGAGCACGTACCAAGCACTGATTGAAGTCATCGCCCAGCAACAGGTCAGCTTCGAATTCGCCCAGAGAACTATTGCGAACCTCGTGAAGCTGGCCGGAAAGCCCTTTGGGGCCATCTACGCCTTTCCGCGTCCTGAGAGAATAGCCACATTGAGTGATGAGGAGCTCAAAAAAGCGAAGCTCGGCTATAGGGCCGGCTACATAAAGTCGCTGACGGAGCTTCATCTTGCCAAAAAGCTCGACCTCGAACTCTGGGACTGGGACGTTAAGGAGGCCATTAAGTACCTCACAAAGTTTCGGGGCATAGGAAAGTGGAGCGCCGAACTCTTCCTGGCCTACGGTCTGAGAAAGAACGTCTATCCCGCCGGAGACCTTGGGCTCAGGAGAGGAATAGGGAAGATTTTTGGGAAGCGGGTTAAGGACGTCAAAGAAAAGGACGTGAGGGAGATCATAGAACCCTACGGGAAGTGGAAGGGGCTTCTGGCGTTTTACATCACCTGCTATGACAGGAAGACCGAGATGGAGAGGAAGAGAAAATGA
- a CDS encoding 5-oxoprolinase subunit PxpA, with protein MKVDLNSDLGESFGRYKLGLDEEVMNYITSANVATGWHAGDPIVMRKTVRLAKEKGVAVGAHPGYPDLLGFGRRYMKLSPDEARNYILYQIGALYAFTRAEGIELQHVKPHGALYNALVKEEELARAVIEGIADFDRNPIFVALSGSRPAEIAEEMGVKVAHEVFADRAYNPDGTLVPRSKPGAVIHEEEAIAERVISMVKDGGVRAINGEWVELRADTICVHGDNPKAVQIAARIRRVLEEEGVRVVPMREIVR; from the coding sequence ATGAAGGTTGACCTGAACTCTGACCTCGGCGAGAGCTTTGGCCGCTACAAACTCGGCCTCGACGAGGAGGTTATGAACTACATCACGAGCGCCAACGTTGCAACAGGCTGGCACGCCGGTGACCCTATAGTCATGAGGAAAACGGTAAGACTCGCGAAGGAGAAGGGCGTTGCCGTTGGGGCGCACCCCGGCTACCCGGACCTGCTCGGCTTCGGGAGGAGGTACATGAAGCTCTCACCGGATGAAGCTCGCAACTACATCCTCTATCAGATCGGCGCCCTCTACGCCTTCACAAGGGCAGAGGGAATCGAGCTCCAGCACGTCAAGCCACATGGGGCGCTCTACAACGCCCTCGTTAAAGAGGAGGAGCTCGCGAGGGCCGTGATAGAGGGAATAGCGGACTTCGATAGAAACCCGATATTTGTGGCCCTCTCAGGCTCAAGGCCGGCGGAGATAGCCGAGGAGATGGGGGTTAAGGTAGCCCACGAGGTCTTCGCGGATCGCGCGTACAACCCTGACGGAACCCTCGTCCCCCGCTCGAAGCCCGGAGCGGTCATACACGAGGAGGAAGCGATAGCCGAGCGCGTCATCTCGATGGTCAAGGACGGCGGAGTCAGGGCGATAAACGGCGAGTGGGTCGAGCTTAGGGCAGATACAATCTGCGTCCACGGCGACAACCCAAAGGCGGTTCAAATCGCGGCGCGGATAAGGAGGGTCCTTGAGGAGGAAGGCGTTAGGGTAGTGCCGATGAGGGAGATCGTGCGGTGA
- a CDS encoding type II toxin-antitoxin system VapC family toxin, whose translation MKVQVIDAAVFIQGFDVEGVTTPKVVDEVKDPESKLFLEGLISAGKVRVLSPSRESLEAVREAARKTGELNELSEADVEILALAYELGGVLFTDDYNLQNIAKTLGIEFRTLKRGIKRVIRWNYVCIGCGKRFSEMPPEGICPDCGSQVRLIPKKKRRRKRPGRARRS comes from the coding sequence ATGAAGGTTCAGGTCATAGATGCGGCTGTCTTCATTCAGGGGTTCGATGTGGAAGGGGTTACGACGCCGAAGGTCGTCGATGAAGTGAAAGACCCAGAGTCGAAGCTTTTTCTGGAGGGGCTGATAAGCGCCGGGAAGGTTAGGGTTCTGTCCCCATCCCGGGAGAGCCTTGAAGCGGTAAGGGAAGCGGCCAGAAAGACGGGCGAGTTAAACGAGCTCAGCGAGGCAGACGTCGAGATTCTCGCCCTAGCGTACGAGCTTGGGGGAGTCCTCTTCACCGACGACTACAACCTCCAGAACATAGCGAAAACCCTCGGGATAGAATTCAGAACCCTCAAGAGAGGGATAAAGCGAGTCATCCGCTGGAACTACGTCTGTATAGGCTGCGGGAAGCGTTTCTCAGAGATGCCGCCGGAGGGAATCTGTCCCGACTGCGGCAGCCAGGTGAGACTGATACCTAAGAAGAAGCGCCGGAGAAAACGCCCCGGGCGGGCTCGGCGCTCATAG